The following proteins are encoded in a genomic region of Syntrophotaleaceae bacterium:
- a CDS encoding MBOAT family O-acyltransferase, translated as MLFNYALGTAMARHEKGGRANPKAVLIFGISINLALLGFYKYSDFFIENINALAGTDFSFFRLALPLAISFFTFQQIAYLFDSYKGETTEYDFLNYCLFVSFFPQLIAGPIVHHKEMMPQFARVKNVFFNWKNMAMGVFIFSIGFFKKVVVADSFAVWATAGFDGADVLTFFEAWASSLSYTLQLYYDFSGYTDMAIGSAYMFNIQLPINFNSPYKAVNIQDFWRRWHITLSRWLRDYLYIPLGGNRKGPGRTYINLFLTFLLGGLWHGAGWTFVLWGGMHGAGTALHKWWQDKGMRMPKWAAWLTTFLFVHFAWVFFRAQSFDDALKVFRGLFGLSGFVLPEGLGAAFGWLGNYGVEFGEALAGIDGGSTAASMLLLFGLIAVAAKNSLEIGACMRTNKRHLAFSLVLFTYATFKLTQVSEFLYFNF; from the coding sequence ATGCTTTTCAATTATGCCTTGGGCACCGCCATGGCAAGGCATGAGAAGGGCGGGAGAGCGAATCCAAAGGCAGTTCTTATTTTTGGAATCTCGATCAATCTGGCTCTGCTCGGGTTCTATAAGTACTCGGATTTCTTTATAGAAAACATCAATGCTCTTGCCGGAACCGATTTTAGTTTCTTCCGCCTGGCCCTGCCGCTTGCCATCAGCTTTTTTACCTTCCAGCAGATTGCTTACCTGTTTGACAGCTATAAAGGCGAGACGACCGAATACGACTTTCTCAACTACTGCCTTTTCGTGAGTTTCTTTCCCCAGTTGATCGCGGGGCCGATTGTCCACCACAAGGAGATGATGCCGCAGTTTGCACGGGTGAAGAACGTTTTCTTCAACTGGAAGAACATGGCTATGGGCGTCTTTATTTTCTCCATCGGGTTCTTCAAAAAAGTCGTGGTTGCCGATTCTTTCGCCGTCTGGGCCACTGCCGGCTTTGACGGAGCCGACGTCCTGACATTTTTTGAAGCCTGGGCATCGTCTCTGAGCTACACCCTTCAGCTGTATTACGACTTCAGCGGCTATACGGACATGGCCATCGGCTCGGCCTACATGTTCAACATCCAGCTGCCGATCAATTTCAACTCCCCCTACAAGGCGGTCAACATTCAGGATTTCTGGCGCCGCTGGCATATCACTCTCAGCCGATGGTTGCGCGACTATCTGTATATTCCCCTCGGTGGCAACCGCAAGGGGCCCGGCCGCACCTACATCAACCTTTTTTTGACTTTCCTCCTGGGGGGCTTATGGCATGGGGCGGGTTGGACCTTTGTCCTCTGGGGGGGCATGCACGGCGCCGGGACGGCCCTGCACAAGTGGTGGCAGGACAAGGGTATGCGGATGCCGAAGTGGGCGGCCTGGCTGACGACTTTTCTTTTTGTGCACTTCGCCTGGGTTTTTTTCCGGGCCCAAAGCTTTGACGATGCCCTCAAGGTGTTTCGGGGATTGTTCGGGTTGAGCGGATTTGTTCTGCCGGAGGGCCTCGGCGCAGCTTTTGGCTGGCTGGGGAATTACGGCGTCGAATTCGGCGAGGCCCTGGCCGGTATCGATGGAGGAAGCACTGCAGCCAGTATGCTTCTTCTCTTCGGCCTGATTGCCGTGGCAGCAAAAAATTCGCTCGAAATCGGCGCCTGCATGAGAACGAACAAGAGGCACCTGGCGTTTTCGCTTGTGCTGTTTACCTATGCCACCTTCAAGCTCACGCAGGTATCTGAGTTTCTATATTTTAATTTCTGA
- a CDS encoding GEGP motif-containing diheme protein, with amino-acid sequence MKKLFTPSLLPPILVLLALLTFPVLAAYKAHLNILDSMLFVDAYPQARDTKTDNCFLCHTGGVIEGRYLNDCDYCHTVYGYKAPHPQGSLAKTLNAYGAAYLKAGRNVEAFITVGAQDSDGDGFSNAEEIKGGYLPGDKNDSPATQEAPAVIYDRTRLSRLPRTSQLMAFDTAKFGDYYAVYSGVKVLDLLLDAGILDSATDITVYSISGYSRNFAIKDLQEGFAQGVFFSRYPWIKHPAEVPLRDGQQIPGKQFFLVAFERDGYPLLEGRMKSDAKGHFHMHGEGPYRFISPYLQPIVPDRSQWSIDRDEPPYPFNPGRPVAKNADYCVKSIVAIQVNTEDNKSYRYNWAEQQFQMAAKGELVVYGAIRPPE; translated from the coding sequence ATGAAAAAACTCTTCACTCCATCTCTATTGCCTCCGATTCTGGTACTTCTGGCACTGTTGACCTTTCCCGTGCTGGCGGCTTATAAAGCCCATCTTAACATTCTGGATTCAATGCTGTTTGTGGATGCTTATCCCCAAGCCAGGGACACCAAGACGGATAACTGTTTTTTGTGCCATACCGGTGGTGTTATCGAAGGAAGGTATCTTAATGATTGTGATTATTGCCACACAGTCTACGGGTATAAGGCCCCCCACCCCCAGGGCAGTCTCGCCAAGACGCTGAATGCTTACGGGGCGGCATACCTCAAGGCCGGCAGAAACGTGGAGGCCTTCATCACTGTTGGCGCACAGGATTCTGACGGAGACGGCTTCAGCAATGCGGAGGAGATAAAGGGCGGCTATCTTCCCGGAGATAAAAACGACAGTCCGGCAACGCAAGAGGCGCCGGCGGTTATTTACGACAGGACCAGACTCAGCCGGCTGCCGCGCACCAGTCAGTTGATGGCGTTTGATACGGCCAAGTTCGGGGATTATTATGCCGTATATTCCGGAGTAAAGGTTTTGGATCTTTTGCTGGATGCGGGAATCCTGGATTCGGCTACGGATATTACCGTTTACTCCATCAGCGGCTACAGCCGCAACTTTGCCATAAAAGACCTCCAGGAAGGCTTTGCCCAGGGAGTATTTTTCTCACGCTATCCATGGATAAAACACCCTGCGGAGGTCCCATTACGGGATGGGCAGCAGATACCGGGGAAGCAGTTCTTCTTAGTGGCCTTTGAGCGGGATGGTTATCCTCTGCTGGAAGGCAGAATGAAGTCTGACGCCAAAGGTCATTTCCACATGCACGGCGAAGGCCCTTATCGTTTCATATCGCCATACCTGCAACCGATCGTACCTGATCGATCCCAATGGAGCATAGACCGGGACGAACCGCCCTATCCCTTCAATCCCGGCAGGCCGGTAGCCAAAAATGCCGACTATTGCGTTAAATCAATTGTCGCCATTCAGGTGAACACAGAGGACAACAAGTCCTATCGATATAACTGGGCCGAGCAGCAGTTCCAGATGGCCGCAAAAGGAGAACTGGTCGTATACGGTGCCATCAGGCCCCCTGAATAG
- a CDS encoding fibronectin type III domain-containing protein yields the protein MHPFKQKSFFLISTFVFLFMAGASAVKGADLSAVTVTAASLVPGEETRYIVKFRAEGPLDLSKGAGIKVELPQGFRIIQNDILAADPGCTLTRLEYKMPQDRFYGVVRGTMDVKDAIDNVQCTFTPQAEQLVIPAGTDLYLTLPGVINPPVTGPMVLNLMIQDIHGVCYQGEGQFNLGLPPATVPRQVRLVDATSYEVTLAWDPVPGAKRYRVTFSSQPDGYFISALDLSREPYPGEDWQLADTTHTFSGRGNGGLLPGRTYYFKVQAGNEAGFGPSSKLLPVTLPEIRPRDKRMSTAVLPENTPAVWLDQPVKIADPDAIIVYEKPSGIKVQDVQVLLDEADGRMIRVSAKMQPGQEYMVVFYEGALESRVKANVVNNTFGWTAIVEDGSQGGKK from the coding sequence ATGCATCCGTTCAAACAGAAAAGTTTTTTTCTTATATCCACCTTCGTATTTCTTTTCATGGCAGGCGCTTCTGCTGTGAAAGGAGCCGACCTTTCCGCTGTGACCGTTACAGCCGCATCTTTGGTTCCCGGAGAGGAAACTCGCTATATTGTGAAATTCCGTGCCGAGGGTCCGTTGGATTTATCCAAAGGGGCCGGGATAAAAGTCGAGCTTCCCCAGGGTTTCAGAATTATCCAGAATGACATTCTGGCTGCTGATCCCGGCTGCACCTTGACCAGACTGGAGTATAAAATGCCGCAGGACCGGTTTTACGGGGTGGTTCGCGGCACCATGGATGTAAAAGATGCCATTGACAATGTGCAATGCACATTTACACCGCAAGCAGAGCAATTGGTCATACCTGCGGGCACCGATCTTTACCTGACCCTGCCCGGTGTCATCAACCCGCCTGTCACGGGGCCCATGGTGCTGAACCTGATGATACAGGATATTCATGGTGTTTGTTATCAAGGCGAAGGGCAGTTCAATCTGGGGTTGCCGCCGGCCACTGTTCCCCGGCAGGTGCGGCTTGTGGACGCTACCTCCTATGAAGTAACGCTGGCCTGGGATCCGGTGCCGGGAGCAAAACGATACCGTGTCACATTTTCCTCCCAACCTGACGGATACTTTATCAGCGCTCTGGATCTTTCAAGAGAACCGTATCCGGGGGAAGATTGGCAGCTTGCAGACACGACCCACACCTTTAGCGGGCGCGGGAACGGTGGTCTTTTGCCCGGCAGAACCTATTATTTCAAAGTACAGGCCGGCAACGAGGCAGGTTTTGGGCCCTCTTCGAAGCTATTGCCTGTTACGCTGCCGGAAATTAGGCCGAGAGATAAAAGGATGAGCACCGCTGTTCTACCAGAAAATACGCCTGCTGTCTGGCTGGACCAGCCGGTGAAGATTGCCGATCCCGACGCCATCATAGTTTATGAAAAACCTTCCGGAATCAAGGTTCAAGACGTACAAGTCCTCCTGGACGAGGCCGATGGAAGGATGATCCGGGTCAGTGCCAAGATGCAGCCCGGGCAAGAATATATGGTGGTTTTTTATGAGGGCGCCCTGGAAAGCCGGGTCAAGGCGAATGTTGTTAATAATACTTTTGGCTGGACCGCGATTGTCGAGGACGGCAGTCAGGGGGGTAAAAAATGA
- a CDS encoding DUF1302 family protein, producing the protein MRRICLCLACILLAAKPFTAPCFAGDYFSVSGRLDLRGVAALDSESEEEYPSLIGRLKIDTPPSKWRFHSWLEGGWDGTVDLPATDNALLKTFDEVYQSNTPFLEFKELYVGFTANDLELRAGIQRFAWGRLDEYPINDLLNPWDYTRFILRPLEDRKIGVPSLSANLYKGVWNLDAVWVPALVPYRLPLPDERWFGRSILSEFSRAADAEIEPDEPDLPARTIENSAVGLRAQHVGDIEWALNFFHGFDTRPVFKTTALAIIPQSGKILIDPGFVPDFHKITSIGLDAAAIAGDWSLRGEAAYTFDRIFNTRQELWGYPAAPAPGVFPLAPNQHRSDTIAYGVGADYRIVEDVLLTLQAQQTAILDRPDTLYDRKFETLLWGNLKVFLMNQKVETNLNIAYNPEHGDGMAKVKLWYTFTDSWKAGVTAVAFTGPAQSMFGRYAWNDQLEVEIRYAW; encoded by the coding sequence ATGCGAAGAATCTGCCTGTGCCTGGCCTGCATCTTGCTCGCCGCGAAGCCCTTCACCGCGCCCTGTTTCGCCGGCGACTACTTTTCCGTTTCCGGCAGGCTTGATCTGAGGGGCGTGGCGGCGCTGGACAGCGAAAGCGAGGAGGAATACCCGAGCCTGATCGGCAGGCTGAAGATCGATACGCCTCCATCGAAGTGGCGTTTCCATTCCTGGCTGGAAGGCGGTTGGGACGGAACCGTGGATCTTCCCGCCACGGACAATGCGCTGCTCAAGACATTCGACGAGGTCTATCAGAGCAACACGCCGTTTCTGGAGTTCAAGGAACTGTATGTCGGCTTTACAGCCAATGATCTGGAACTGCGGGCCGGAATTCAACGGTTTGCCTGGGGCAGGCTGGATGAGTATCCCATAAACGACCTTTTGAATCCCTGGGACTACACCCGCTTCATCCTGCGGCCGCTGGAAGACCGCAAGATCGGGGTGCCCTCCCTCTCCGCCAATCTGTACAAGGGCGTCTGGAACCTGGATGCGGTCTGGGTCCCGGCGCTCGTCCCTTACCGTCTTCCCCTGCCTGACGAGCGATGGTTCGGCAGATCGATCCTCTCGGAATTTTCCCGGGCAGCGGATGCCGAAATCGAGCCGGACGAACCCGACCTGCCGGCGCGCACCATCGAAAACAGCGCCGTCGGCCTGCGGGCGCAGCACGTCGGAGACATCGAATGGGCCTTGAACTTCTTCCACGGCTTCGATACGAGGCCGGTCTTCAAAACCACCGCGCTCGCCATCATACCCCAATCCGGCAAGATTTTGATCGATCCGGGATTCGTTCCGGACTTTCACAAAATCACTTCCATCGGACTGGATGCGGCCGCCATTGCCGGTGACTGGAGCCTGCGGGGGGAAGCGGCCTACACCTTCGACCGCATCTTCAACACCCGCCAGGAACTGTGGGGATATCCGGCGGCACCGGCGCCGGGAGTGTTCCCCCTGGCCCCCAATCAGCACCGAAGCGATACGATTGCCTACGGCGTCGGCGCCGATTACCGCATTGTGGAGGACGTGCTGCTGACCCTACAGGCCCAGCAGACCGCCATTCTCGACCGGCCGGACACTCTTTATGACAGAAAGTTCGAAACCCTGCTCTGGGGCAATCTCAAGGTATTCCTGATGAACCAGAAGGTGGAAACGAATTTGAACATCGCCTACAACCCGGAGCACGGCGACGGGATGGCAAAAGTGAAGCTCTGGTACACGTTTACCGATTCCTGGAAAGCCGGGGTAACGGCAGTCGCGTTCACCGGCCCCGCCCAATCCATGTTCGGCAGGTACGCCTGGAACGACCAGCTGGAGGTGGAAATCAGGTATGCTTGGTAG
- a CDS encoding outer membrane lipoprotein-sorting protein, protein MLIIWLACLLIVSPAISAQAMSGREVYEKVHEVRSRALDRQTEATMVLFDKGGGKRTRTLTEYSKKADPEAYKVLVVFNSPPDLKGVGFLIHAHTFAERDLWAYFPEYKRVRRIPTTSQDDSFFGSDFSYDDFGGPPSLDDYKFKILKEENIDGRPCYVVEVTPKIRRKYTKYIGWVAKDLWVHLKIEYYQDDKVYRAGEFTDVRIIDGIPTPFQLKVENRSTSHRTELTLESIQYHTKFSDDLFTQRSLQRSGR, encoded by the coding sequence GTGCTGATCATATGGCTCGCATGCCTGTTGATCGTTTCTCCGGCAATTTCCGCCCAGGCCATGAGCGGCCGCGAGGTGTATGAAAAGGTGCACGAAGTCCGCTCCCGGGCCCTCGACCGGCAGACCGAGGCCACCATGGTCCTTTTCGACAAGGGCGGCGGCAAGCGGACCAGGACCCTTACCGAGTACAGCAAAAAAGCCGACCCGGAAGCCTACAAGGTGCTGGTGGTATTCAATTCTCCGCCGGACCTGAAAGGAGTGGGTTTCCTGATCCACGCCCACACTTTCGCGGAACGGGACCTCTGGGCCTATTTCCCCGAATACAAACGGGTCCGGCGCATCCCGACCACCTCCCAGGACGATTCCTTCTTTGGCTCCGACTTCTCCTACGACGACTTCGGCGGGCCGCCCAGCCTGGACGATTACAAATTCAAGATCCTGAAGGAGGAAAACATCGACGGCAGGCCCTGTTACGTCGTCGAGGTGACGCCCAAAATCCGGCGCAAATACACCAAATACATCGGCTGGGTGGCAAAAGACCTGTGGGTGCATCTGAAGATCGAATATTACCAGGACGACAAGGTCTACCGCGCCGGGGAATTCACGGATGTCAGGATCATCGACGGCATTCCGACGCCGTTTCAGCTCAAGGTGGAGAACAGATCGACCAGCCACCGAACCGAGCTGACCCTTGAAAGCATCCAGTATCATACAAAGTTTTCGGACGACCTGTTTACCCAGCGGTCACTGCAGCGGAGCGGCAGATAG
- a CDS encoding FtsX-like permease family protein: MNLANLLRHISLKHLKHQKAQTIMAVAGIALGVAAIVSIGIVNKSVLRSFEDSFIHATGRASLQVTGAQSGFPEAILEQVQAVPGVEYAVPVIDTEGLLSAGQERSLMILGVDVLIDGQIRDYSLSNESADIPDPLLFLARPDSIIITKTMAEREQIALDQQIQVETVQGTRTFRVRGILNPEGPAKVMGGNLAVMDIYAAQMAFGKEGRIDRVDVSLLRGEDLETVKRRILAALPEGYSVETPVGRTRQIESMLANFQTGLNLISFFAIIVGMYLIYNAVSISIVHRRKEIGILRALGATRGQIMQLFLGETLVISAVGSALGVGLGILFAGSVVGTLGKIVSQWYARTAVTGIELTWVYPAAGIACGIAASLAAAVFPVLASNRISPVSAIRSVPWLEEGFFTGKRLNITAGIFLLLAAAVFCLYKFSDFSPVFKNGTFLFSAQLFLILGISFFTPAFLKGFLSLFHRFLASRLGSMGRLAGLNLQKNITRNAVAVAAIFFGISVFVNSAGYVHSSKESVMTWLDAVVRADIIVSAGHPSSSTNAQTVPMPVEMWRDIEEVPGVRSADPWRKLYMDYNGQRVLLSTIDIVRRGEYSHFIVTQGDGEEIRRLLPHQDNIVVSEPFATRFGLKPGDVITLATPSGPVRFGITAVVVDYLYDSGTVIFDLFTFQRHWGDMLADQFSVRVVPGADIPTVRDAIQKRLGGDRKLFVLPVQEFKDEIRKAMDGTFVFNYALSVITMTIACFGIIVTLLASVLERTREVGILRSIGMLRRQVTAVVLIESLLMGAAGGLLGCGAGVITGWLNLEGSFRANYSSAAQYFIPYGSIAWALVLAAGLSALAGIYPARRAAKTDVVEALTYE, encoded by the coding sequence ATGAACCTCGCCAACCTGCTCCGCCACATCAGCCTCAAGCACCTGAAGCACCAGAAAGCCCAGACGATCATGGCTGTAGCCGGGATAGCCCTTGGCGTGGCCGCCATCGTCTCGATCGGCATCGTCAACAAGAGCGTCCTCCGTTCCTTCGAAGATTCCTTCATTCATGCGACGGGCCGCGCCAGTCTCCAGGTTACCGGCGCCCAGTCGGGTTTCCCCGAGGCGATCCTCGAACAGGTGCAGGCCGTGCCAGGCGTGGAGTATGCCGTGCCGGTCATCGATACCGAAGGGCTTCTCTCCGCCGGCCAGGAACGCTCCCTGATGATTCTCGGCGTGGACGTCCTGATCGATGGCCAGATTCGCGATTACAGCCTTTCCAACGAGAGTGCGGACATCCCCGACCCCTTGCTGTTCCTGGCCAGACCCGACTCCATCATCATCACGAAAACCATGGCCGAGCGGGAGCAGATCGCCCTGGATCAGCAAATCCAGGTGGAGACGGTCCAGGGAACCCGCACCTTTCGCGTCCGCGGCATCCTGAACCCCGAGGGGCCGGCCAAGGTCATGGGAGGCAATCTGGCGGTCATGGACATCTACGCCGCCCAGATGGCCTTCGGCAAGGAGGGGCGCATCGACCGGGTCGACGTCAGCCTCCTGCGGGGCGAGGACCTGGAAACGGTTAAACGGCGCATCCTGGCCGCGCTGCCTGAAGGGTACTCGGTCGAGACGCCGGTGGGCAGGACCCGCCAGATTGAGAGTATGCTGGCCAACTTTCAGACCGGCCTGAACCTGATCAGCTTCTTCGCCATAATCGTCGGCATGTACCTGATCTATAATGCCGTCTCCATCTCCATCGTTCATCGCCGCAAAGAGATCGGCATCCTGCGCGCGCTCGGGGCCACCCGCGGCCAGATCATGCAGCTGTTCTTGGGCGAAACCCTGGTGATTTCCGCCGTCGGATCGGCGCTCGGCGTCGGGCTCGGGATCCTGTTCGCGGGCTCCGTCGTCGGGACCCTGGGCAAGATCGTTTCCCAGTGGTACGCGAGGACGGCGGTCACCGGAATCGAGCTGACCTGGGTCTATCCCGCGGCCGGCATCGCCTGCGGAATCGCCGCCAGTCTTGCCGCAGCCGTATTCCCCGTCCTGGCGAGCAACCGCATTTCCCCCGTCTCGGCCATTCGTTCCGTGCCCTGGCTAGAGGAAGGATTCTTCACCGGGAAACGCCTGAACATCACCGCCGGTATTTTTCTCCTGTTGGCGGCAGCGGTATTCTGCCTGTACAAGTTTTCGGACTTCTCTCCTGTTTTCAAAAACGGAACATTTCTCTTCTCGGCCCAGCTCTTTCTCATCCTCGGGATTTCCTTTTTCACGCCGGCATTCCTAAAAGGCTTTCTTTCCCTGTTCCACCGGTTTCTGGCTTCCCGCCTCGGGTCCATGGGAAGGCTCGCCGGGCTCAATCTGCAGAAGAACATCACCCGCAATGCGGTTGCGGTGGCGGCCATATTCTTCGGCATTTCCGTTTTTGTCAATTCGGCCGGTTACGTCCACAGCAGCAAAGAGTCGGTCATGACCTGGCTGGATGCCGTGGTCCGCGCCGATATCATCGTTTCGGCCGGGCACCCCAGCTCCAGCACCAACGCCCAGACCGTGCCGATGCCGGTGGAGATGTGGCGCGACATCGAAGAGGTACCCGGGGTGCGCTCCGCGGATCCTTGGCGAAAACTGTATATGGATTACAACGGCCAGCGGGTGCTTCTCTCGACCATCGACATCGTACGACGGGGGGAATACAGTCACTTCATCGTCACTCAGGGGGACGGGGAGGAAATCCGGCGTCTTCTGCCGCACCAGGACAATATCGTGGTCAGCGAACCTTTCGCCACCCGGTTCGGCCTCAAACCGGGGGACGTCATAACGCTGGCCACCCCTTCGGGACCTGTCCGGTTCGGCATCACCGCCGTGGTGGTGGACTACCTGTACGACAGCGGCACTGTAATTTTCGATCTGTTCACCTTCCAGCGCCACTGGGGAGACATGCTGGCCGACCAGTTTTCGGTCCGGGTCGTGCCGGGGGCGGACATCCCCACCGTGCGCGATGCCATCCAGAAACGACTGGGAGGCGACAGAAAACTGTTCGTCCTGCCGGTACAGGAATTCAAGGACGAAATTCGCAAGGCGATGGACGGGACCTTTGTTTTCAATTACGCGCTGAGCGTCATCACTATGACCATCGCCTGTTTCGGCATCATCGTCACCCTGCTGGCCTCGGTGCTGGAGCGGACCCGGGAGGTCGGCATCCTCCGCTCCATCGGCATGCTTAGACGGCAGGTCACCGCCGTCGTGCTGATCGAGTCCCTGCTCATGGGTGCCGCAGGGGGGCTGCTGGGGTGCGGCGCGGGCGTCATCACCGGGTGGCTCAACCTCGAAGGCTCGTTCCGGGCCAACTACAGTTCGGCGGCGCAATATTTCATCCCCTACGGCTCCATCGCCTGGGCACTCGTCCTGGCGGCGGGGCTTTCGGCCCTGGCCGGGATATATCCCGCCCGCCGGGCGGCCAAAACCGATGTCGTGGAGGCACTGACCTATGAATAG
- a CDS encoding ABC transporter ATP-binding protein: MIEVVNAGKTYHQGAKEVHALRDVSFRIEAGEFLSIMGPSGSGKSTLLNLIGGLDQPTKGEVFIDNRPLHGISDDELTLIRRRRVGFIFQFFNLLPILTAIENVSLPLLLEGIPFSRVKDKAASLLEQVGLGGRMEHRPEQLSGGEMQRVAIARALITEPAVLLADEPTGNLDSHTSEEIFLLLAKLNEKGQTIVMVTHDPKAAAYGTRIITLRDGTLSEDVFLQEVMP; the protein is encoded by the coding sequence ATGATTGAAGTCGTGAATGCCGGGAAAACCTATCATCAGGGAGCAAAGGAAGTTCATGCGCTGCGGGATGTTTCCTTCAGGATCGAAGCGGGGGAATTCCTGTCCATCATGGGGCCGAGCGGATCGGGCAAGAGCACCCTCCTGAACCTCATCGGCGGGCTGGATCAGCCGACAAAGGGAGAGGTTTTTATCGACAACCGGCCCCTGCACGGCATCTCCGACGACGAACTCACCCTCATCCGGCGCCGGCGGGTCGGATTCATCTTCCAGTTTTTCAACCTCCTGCCGATCCTGACCGCCATCGAGAATGTCAGCCTGCCGCTTCTTCTGGAAGGGATCCCTTTTTCTCGGGTCAAGGACAAGGCGGCCAGTCTCCTGGAACAGGTCGGACTGGGAGGACGCATGGAGCATCGACCGGAACAGCTTTCGGGCGGGGAGATGCAGCGGGTGGCCATCGCCCGCGCCCTCATCACCGAACCCGCGGTGCTGCTGGCCGACGAGCCGACCGGCAACCTGGACTCTCACACCAGCGAGGAAATCTTCCTGCTCCTGGCAAAACTCAACGAAAAGGGGCAGACCATCGTGATGGTCACCCATGATCCCAAGGCGGCGGCCTACGGCACGCGGATCATCACCCTCAGGGACGGCACCCTGTCGGAGGACGTTTTCCTCCAAGAGGTCATGCCATGA
- a CDS encoding PadR family transcriptional regulator, with amino-acid sequence MSVKYAMLGILAEKDLHGYELKSSFDEKIGEFWSLNYGQIYTTLDRLEKEDLVTHDRQAQDRRPDRKIYSITRKGREELLEWLSTPVSKVRALRDEFFIKLVFMDKRDPASILELIEKQKALYLKQMTRLTQRKVALKKKPGNPDMLTTELLMDAGLFHAEADIKWLDLCASKIKKDVRSEE; translated from the coding sequence ATGTCAGTCAAATATGCGATGCTCGGCATCCTGGCCGAGAAAGACCTGCACGGTTACGAACTGAAAAGCTCTTTCGACGAGAAAATCGGGGAATTCTGGAGCCTGAACTACGGCCAGATTTACACAACCCTCGACCGCCTCGAGAAGGAAGACCTTGTAACCCATGACCGTCAGGCGCAGGACAGGCGTCCGGACAGGAAAATCTACAGCATTACCCGAAAAGGCAGGGAGGAGTTGCTCGAATGGCTCTCCACTCCGGTCAGCAAGGTGCGGGCGCTGCGCGATGAATTCTTCATCAAGCTCGTCTTCATGGACAAGCGCGACCCGGCATCCATTCTGGAATTGATAGAAAAACAGAAAGCCCTCTATCTCAAACAGATGACCCGCCTCACGCAGCGAAAGGTCGCCCTGAAGAAAAAACCGGGGAATCCCGATATGCTCACAACCGAGTTGCTTATGGACGCGGGGCTGTTCCATGCGGAGGCCGATATCAAGTGGCTGGATTTGTGCGCCTCGAAGATTAAAAAGGACGTGAGGAGTGAGGAGTGA